The Chthonomonadales bacterium genome window below encodes:
- the def gene encoding peptide deformylase: MHVHLDLPAEVAALWEAQAGPILHYPDPVLYRVAEPVARPDAATREIVERMKAAMRDFRGLGLAAPQIGVSRRIIIYQLPEEGSALRVIVNPRIVSRKGEQVGPEGCLSIPMLQGEVARANEVVVKGIDILGRPFRRRGTELEARVLQHEIDHLDGILFIDRAVPDTLEWCLPTDEPSREPLPLSEVDIG; encoded by the coding sequence ATGCACGTTCACCTGGACCTGCCCGCCGAGGTCGCCGCGCTATGGGAAGCGCAGGCCGGCCCCATACTGCACTACCCGGACCCGGTGCTCTACCGCGTCGCCGAGCCCGTAGCGCGGCCGGACGCCGCCACGCGCGAGATCGTGGAGCGCATGAAGGCCGCGATGCGCGACTTTCGGGGCCTTGGCCTTGCCGCGCCGCAGATCGGCGTGTCGCGGCGGATCATCATCTACCAGCTCCCGGAGGAGGGCTCGGCGCTCCGCGTGATCGTCAACCCGCGAATCGTATCGCGCAAGGGCGAGCAGGTGGGCCCGGAGGGTTGCCTTTCCATCCCGATGCTGCAGGGCGAGGTCGCCCGTGCCAACGAGGTCGTCGTCAAGGGCATCGACATCCTGGGCCGTCCGTTTCGCCGCCGGGGCACGGAGCTTGAGGCACGGGTGCTCCAGCATGAGATCGACCACCTCGACGGCATCCTCTTCATCGACCGGGCCGTGCCCGACACGCTGGAGTGGTGCCTGCCGACCGACGAGCCGTCCCGTGAGCCTCTGCCGCTCAGCGAGGTCGATATTGGCTGA